From a single Pseudomonas sp. A34-9 genomic region:
- a CDS encoding methyl-accepting chemotaxis protein translates to MAVASNFLGDIKVSRKLGTGFGILLLAVLAVAFIGYSSNSVLVDRLSTTRLIGTLNDATQDMRLSEKQYEAAADAAFAESYNAQLNVLQGLVNKALETLTRAENQQALKALQATIVAYDQKVKQLIAADKSTTDALKPLTALSDKYAQTFAGMLEGTTTSALASADGERVRDLRTVADLRNGMTTFRLMLRRYIAVPNDVNKKLMMETIDTFLSDITKARTSLPTALSSQLEEAHAGMRRYREVLVQVAGLFEQKQNMREQVDQESKAMDKIMTGLMDTQQRLAREDQHSAFIQIAVLTVLALVIGLFASVVISRQITAPLALTVELARRIAKGDLTVQAKSNRKDELGDLQNAMQDMAQNLNTLVQGIGNGVTQISTSAEKLSAMSEQTSAGVRQQKSEVDQVATAMHEMASTVQEVARNTTDASAAATLADQQARHGSTVVKQATLQISELAEAIEELGGAMNVLSEDSERIGKVIDVIKAVAEQTNLLALNAAIEAARAGEQGRGFAVVADEVRSLAQRTQDSTKEIEALIVTLQQGAQAASTLMTSSRERTLDTVVLAQKAELAITEINQSIGTIQEMSLQISAAAEQQSAVADEINRSIVSVRDVADQSAVASEESAAATVELASLGQDLQRMTAHFRT, encoded by the coding sequence ATGGCAGTTGCATCGAATTTCCTGGGTGACATCAAGGTTTCCCGCAAGCTGGGAACCGGCTTCGGCATTCTTTTGCTGGCTGTTTTGGCGGTTGCTTTCATTGGCTATAGCAGCAACAGCGTGCTGGTTGATCGCTTGAGTACGACGCGTCTGATCGGCACGTTGAATGACGCTACGCAAGATATGCGGCTGTCCGAGAAACAGTACGAAGCCGCCGCTGACGCCGCGTTCGCTGAATCCTATAACGCGCAGTTGAATGTCTTGCAGGGCCTTGTGAACAAGGCGCTGGAAACGTTGACCCGCGCTGAAAACCAGCAAGCCTTGAAGGCGTTGCAAGCCACGATTGTCGCTTACGACCAGAAGGTCAAACAGTTGATCGCTGCCGATAAGTCGACCACCGATGCCCTGAAACCGCTGACGGCGCTGTCGGACAAGTACGCGCAAACTTTTGCCGGCATGCTTGAAGGCACCACGACCAGTGCGCTGGCGTCAGCCGATGGCGAACGCGTTCGGGATCTGCGCACGGTGGCCGACTTGCGCAATGGCATGACCACGTTTCGACTGATGTTGCGTCGTTACATTGCGGTGCCCAACGACGTGAACAAAAAACTGATGATGGAAACCATCGATACTTTCTTGAGTGATATCACCAAGGCGCGCACCAGCCTGCCGACGGCCCTGTCGAGTCAACTGGAAGAAGCGCATGCCGGGATGCGGCGTTATCGCGAAGTATTGGTGCAAGTGGCCGGGCTGTTTGAGCAGAAGCAAAACATGCGCGAGCAGGTCGACCAGGAAAGCAAGGCGATGGACAAGATCATGACTGGCCTGATGGACACCCAGCAGCGTCTGGCACGTGAAGATCAACACTCAGCCTTTATTCAGATCGCCGTTTTGACCGTGTTGGCGTTGGTGATCGGGTTGTTTGCTTCGGTGGTCATCTCGCGCCAGATCACTGCGCCGCTGGCGCTGACGGTTGAACTGGCTCGACGTATTGCCAAGGGCGACCTGACGGTACAGGCCAAATCAAACCGCAAAGACGAGTTGGGCGATCTGCAAAATGCGATGCAGGACATGGCGCAGAACCTGAACACGCTGGTGCAAGGTATCGGCAATGGCGTCACGCAGATTTCCACCTCTGCGGAAAAACTCTCGGCCATGAGTGAGCAGACCAGCGCGGGTGTGCGTCAGCAAAAAAGCGAAGTGGATCAAGTCGCCACGGCGATGCACGAAATGGCTTCGACGGTGCAGGAAGTTGCGCGTAACACCACCGATGCGTCCGCCGCCGCGACCCTGGCCGATCAACAGGCTCGCCACGGCAGTACGGTGGTGAAGCAGGCGACGTTGCAGATCAGTGAACTCGCTGAGGCCATTGAAGAGTTGGGCGGCGCGATGAACGTGCTGTCTGAGGACAGTGAGCGGATCGGCAAAGTGATCGATGTCATCAAAGCCGTCGCCGAGCAGACCAATTTGCTCGCATTGAACGCGGCTATTGAAGCCGCGCGGGCGGGAGAGCAGGGGCGTGGGTTCGCTGTGGTGGCAGACGAAGTGCGCTCGCTGGCGCAGCGGACACAGGACTCGACCAAGGAAATCGAAGCGCTGATCGTCACCCTGCAACAAGGCGCGCAAGCAGCTTCTACACTGATGACCTCCAGCCGCGAGCGCACCCTCGATACGGTGGTGTTGGCGCAGAAGGCCGAGTTGGCCATTACCGAGATCAATCAGTCCATCGGTACGATCCAGGAGATGAGTCTGCAAATCTCGGCCGCTGCCGAGCAGCAAAGTGCCGTGGCCGACGAAATCAATCGCAGCATCGTCAGCGTAAGGGATGTCGCTGACCAGTCGGCGGTTGCCAGTGAAGAGAGTGCGGCGGCGACGGTTGAATTGGCGTCACTGGGGCAGGACTTGCAGCGCATGACTGCGCATTTTCGCACTTGA
- a CDS encoding DUF6124 family protein, with protein MFKPTPNPPETDPASPYESLNPKKLHEAAERALDHYLLPAAHIMASVNEPERMYLANPKYDSESLLANASETLSSASEMLNNFAATLDPSYRKTALGIAQVVMLGELAVNQALDKVEIKP; from the coding sequence ATGTTCAAACCAACACCGAATCCACCAGAAACCGATCCCGCATCCCCCTACGAATCCCTCAACCCCAAAAAACTCCACGAAGCCGCCGAGCGCGCGCTCGATCACTACCTCCTTCCCGCCGCCCACATCATGGCCAGCGTCAACGAGCCCGAGCGCATGTACCTCGCCAACCCCAAGTACGACTCGGAATCCCTGCTGGCCAATGCCAGTGAAACGCTGAGTTCCGCCTCGGAAATGCTCAACAACTTCGCCGCAACACTAGACCCCTCGTACCGCAAAACCGCGCTGGGCATTGCGCAGGTGGTGATGTTGGGGGAGTTGGCGGTGAATCAGGCGTTGGATAAGGTCGAAATCAAGCCGTAA
- a CDS encoding sce7725 family protein, producing MYYPILKAKRHELNTLYDLSSRLSAVKYRPVIEPVNNSAREVIDAVEQLHKHSVIPLVVINPSQGYFSSASSANVFGQLQSNLKSANKFTPCIKVRDSSDSISLSLLANYPGAAVYLESDALMSSVTLLNTASFVLLNQQKVDSDVVDKLSRVVLYADSFAKKKRNADYSASSFYSNLHVSYKKRTNAIGFGDFTVMAEEYSESGGPAYVVAIHASHIDALLPYSMQVKHFLSTTGGTLPTNPGGKYLEALDKLIKFDAMNPGVFDNTLGMNEFKVSHAAGHYPGLGIVKEMSMKHHIESVCNFI from the coding sequence ATGTACTACCCAATTCTTAAGGCTAAGCGGCACGAGTTGAATACGTTGTATGATCTGTCAAGTAGGTTGAGTGCGGTAAAATATAGACCGGTTATAGAGCCGGTAAATAACTCGGCTCGAGAAGTGATCGATGCAGTAGAACAGTTGCACAAGCATTCTGTGATTCCATTGGTTGTGATAAATCCTTCTCAAGGATATTTTTCATCTGCTTCTTCCGCAAATGTGTTTGGTCAGCTTCAGTCGAATTTGAAATCAGCTAATAAGTTTACCCCTTGTATCAAGGTTCGTGACTCTTCAGACTCGATTTCATTGTCCCTGCTTGCCAATTACCCTGGGGCTGCGGTGTATCTGGAAAGTGATGCGCTGATGTCTTCGGTAACTCTCTTGAATACAGCGTCATTTGTTCTTTTAAATCAACAGAAGGTAGATTCTGATGTTGTTGATAAGTTGAGTAGAGTGGTGCTTTACGCGGACAGTTTCGCCAAGAAAAAGCGAAATGCCGATTATAGCGCTTCATCGTTCTATTCAAATTTGCACGTATCGTACAAAAAAAGAACAAACGCAATAGGGTTCGGCGATTTCACCGTTATGGCTGAGGAATATAGTGAGTCTGGTGGTCCCGCATATGTTGTCGCTATCCACGCCTCTCACATTGATGCACTATTGCCGTACTCTATGCAGGTGAAGCACTTTCTTTCCACGACGGGAGGGACGCTTCCGACTAACCCCGGAGGTAAGTATTTGGAGGCCCTTGATAAATTAATTAAATTCGATGCTATGAATCCAGGTGTTTTTGATAATACTTTAGGGATGAACGAGTTCAAGGTTTCTCATGCAGCAGGTCATTATCCCGGATTGGGCATTGTTAAGGAGATGTCAATGAAACATCATATTGAGTCTGTGTGTAATTTTATTTGA
- a CDS encoding sce7726 family protein: protein MNTKDVAKIFSSKEVNAVARGDFDFLLKVASDIYELLGDVFSVSDVFQESFKVLRSGYKFEYYIKNLIVEKILIGRYSLNTATLLNEFRVGENKADSVILNGSSTCYEIKSEFDGLSRLSDQLNSYLRIFDKVNVVVGDGHLSKVEKRIPECVGILALSKRHGFTEVRPALQTSASVDVGVLMASLRRHEYLALVKELYGDVPTAPNTKIYDECRIALEGADSDKLRSAFCKVLKATRKIDRSYIEGLPVSLLAAGIEYRISAADKVGLLENLNLHFSKETLCTTQFLRLSGTS, encoded by the coding sequence TTGAATACCAAGGATGTTGCGAAAATATTCAGCAGCAAAGAAGTAAATGCTGTTGCGCGCGGAGATTTTGATTTTTTATTGAAAGTTGCTAGCGATATCTATGAATTGCTTGGTGATGTCTTCAGTGTGAGCGATGTTTTTCAAGAGAGTTTTAAGGTTCTTCGTTCTGGCTACAAGTTTGAGTATTATATTAAGAATTTGATTGTTGAAAAAATCTTGATTGGCCGCTACTCATTAAATACGGCAACCCTGCTGAACGAATTCAGGGTGGGTGAAAATAAGGCTGATAGTGTTATTTTGAATGGTAGCAGCACTTGTTACGAGATTAAATCGGAATTTGATGGTTTGAGTAGGCTTTCGGATCAACTCAATTCTTACTTGAGAATATTTGACAAAGTTAACGTTGTGGTCGGTGATGGGCATCTATCAAAAGTAGAAAAAAGAATTCCGGAGTGTGTTGGTATTTTGGCCTTGAGCAAAAGGCATGGTTTTACTGAGGTTAGACCTGCTCTTCAAACTTCTGCATCCGTTGATGTGGGTGTTTTAATGGCCTCATTACGGCGTCATGAGTATCTTGCTTTGGTCAAGGAATTGTATGGAGATGTACCTACTGCTCCGAATACAAAAATTTATGATGAGTGTCGCATCGCTCTCGAAGGGGCGGATTCTGATAAATTAAGAAGCGCCTTTTGTAAGGTTCTGAAGGCTACCCGGAAGATAGATAGGTCCTATATTGAGGGGTTGCCGGTTAGTTTGTTGGCTGCTGGTATCGAATATCGCATTTCGGCAGCGGATAAAGTTGGGCTGTTGGAAAATTTAAATTTACATTTTAGTAAGGAAACTTTATGTACTACCCAATTCTTAAGGCTAAGCGGCACGAGTTGA
- the dusA gene encoding tRNA dihydrouridine(20/20a) synthase DusA, whose protein sequence is MSPITATPAPLSRRFSVAPMMDWTDRHCRYFLRLLSKNALLYTEMVTTGALLNGDHERFLRHNEAEHPLALQLGGSVPLDLAACARMAQEHGYDEVNLNVGCPSDRVQNNMIGACLMGHPQLVADCVKAMRDAVSIPVTVKHRIGINGRDSYAELCDFVGTVRDAGCTSFTVHARIAILEGLSPKENRDIPPLRYDVAAQLKADFPELEIVLNGGIKTMEACHEHLQTFDGVMLGREAYHNPYLLAEVDQQLFGSSAPVISRAEALAQLRPYIAEHLLAGGSMHHITRHVLGLGTGFPGARKFRQLLSVDIHKAKDPLALLDQAAELLEGR, encoded by the coding sequence ATGTCCCCTATCACCGCCACACCCGCCCCACTCTCCCGCCGCTTCTCCGTCGCCCCGATGATGGATTGGACTGATAGGCATTGCAGGTACTTCCTACGCCTCCTATCGAAGAACGCCCTGCTCTACACCGAAATGGTCACCACAGGCGCACTGCTCAACGGCGATCACGAGCGTTTCCTCCGTCACAACGAAGCCGAGCACCCGCTCGCGTTGCAGTTGGGCGGTAGCGTTCCTTTGGATCTAGCCGCCTGCGCGCGCATGGCTCAGGAACACGGCTACGACGAGGTAAACCTAAACGTCGGTTGCCCAAGCGATCGCGTACAGAACAACATGATCGGCGCGTGCCTGATGGGTCATCCGCAACTGGTGGCAGATTGTGTGAAGGCGATGCGTGACGCGGTGTCGATTCCTGTGACGGTAAAGCACCGCATCGGCATCAACGGTCGGGACAGTTACGCAGAGCTGTGCGATTTCGTCGGCACCGTGCGCGATGCCGGGTGCACCAGTTTTACCGTGCATGCGCGGATTGCGATTCTGGAGGGGTTGTCGCCGAAGGAGAATCGTGACATTCCGCCGCTGCGCTATGACGTGGCGGCGCAGCTGAAGGCGGATTTTCCGGAACTGGAGATTGTGCTGAACGGCGGGATCAAGACGATGGAGGCCTGCCATGAGCATTTGCAGACGTTTGACGGTGTGATGTTGGGGCGTGAGGCTTATCACAATCCGTATTTGCTGGCGGAGGTGGATCAGCAGTTGTTTGGCAGTTCGGCGCCGGTGATCAGTCGGGCTGAGGCGTTGGCGCAGTTGCGTCCTTATATAGCCGAGCATTTGCTGGCCGGTGGGTCGATGCATCACATCACACGGCATGTTTTGGGCTTGGGCACGGGGTTCCCGGGGGCGCGGAAATTTCGTCAATTGTTGTCGGTGGATATTCACAAGGCCAAGGATCCGTTGGCGTTGCTGGATCAGGCGGCTGAGTTGCTTGAAGGTCGTTGA
- a CDS encoding DUF2388 domain-containing protein, whose translation MPAFGFSAFKRFILLALFSFTSDVYAHCDGFCMGRTDTPWEVTQISGLTLVSLFLAPFSASQETTDSHKRVYSAEEQEDARLYLASDGMLQAAYFTSALQRYRQESPDSALNDLAVAALISSQ comes from the coding sequence ATGCCCGCGTTTGGTTTTTCTGCTTTCAAGCGTTTCATCCTCCTCGCCTTGTTCAGCTTCACCTCCGACGTTTATGCGCACTGCGATGGCTTTTGTATGGGCCGTACCGATACGCCGTGGGAGGTGACGCAGATTTCCGGCCTCACCTTGGTGTCTTTATTCCTCGCACCTTTTTCGGCTAGCCAGGAAACGACTGACAGTCACAAGCGTGTTTACTCTGCCGAGGAGCAGGAAGATGCGCGATTGTATCTGGCCAGCGACGGCATGCTGCAAGCCGCGTATTTCACCTCGGCCTTGCAGCGCTATCGCCAGGAGTCGCCGGATTCGGCGTTAAACGATCTCGCCGTTGCGGCGTTGATCAGCAGCCAGTGA
- a CDS encoding undecaprenyl-diphosphate phosphatase, with product MDFWTLFQVLILGAVEGLTEFLPISSTGHQIIVADLLEFGGERAMAFNIIIQLGAILAVVWEFRPKIFDIIKGLPTERNAQRFSLNLLIAFLPAVVLGVLFADAIHEYLFNPITVAVALVVGGVIMLWAEQRSHVISVEHVDDMRWSDALKIGFVQCLAMIPGTSRSGSTIIGGLLFGLSRKAATEFSFFLAMPTMVGAAVYSGYKYRDLFQPNDLPVFALGFVTAFIFAMIAVRGLLKFIANHSYAAFAWYRIAFGLLILATWLFGWVNWTAAAAA from the coding sequence ATGGATTTCTGGACCCTTTTCCAGGTGTTGATATTAGGTGCGGTAGAAGGCCTGACCGAGTTCTTGCCGATCTCGAGTACCGGCCACCAGATCATCGTCGCCGACTTGCTGGAGTTCGGCGGCGAACGCGCCATGGCGTTCAACATCATTATTCAACTGGGTGCCATTCTTGCCGTCGTCTGGGAGTTTCGACCGAAGATCTTCGACATCATCAAAGGCCTGCCCACTGAACGTAATGCCCAACGCTTTTCCCTCAACTTGCTGATCGCCTTCCTGCCCGCCGTAGTCTTGGGTGTGTTGTTCGCCGACGCCATCCACGAATACCTGTTCAACCCGATCACCGTCGCCGTGGCACTGGTCGTCGGCGGCGTCATCATGCTGTGGGCCGAACAGCGCAGCCATGTGATCAGCGTCGAACACGTCGACGACATGCGCTGGTCTGACGCACTGAAGATCGGTTTCGTACAATGCCTGGCGATGATTCCCGGCACCTCGCGCTCCGGTTCGACCATCATCGGCGGTCTGCTCTTCGGCCTGTCGCGCAAAGCCGCCACCGAGTTCTCGTTCTTCCTCGCCATGCCCACCATGGTTGGCGCCGCCGTGTACTCCGGCTACAAATACCGCGACCTGTTCCAGCCTAACGACCTGCCAGTCTTCGCCCTCGGCTTCGTCACCGCGTTCATCTTCGCCATGATCGCCGTGCGCGGCTTGCTCAAGTTTATTGCCAACCACAGCTACGCCGCGTTCGCCTGGTACCGGATCGCGTTTGGTTTGCTGATTTTGGCAACGTGGCTGTTCGGCTGGGTCAACTGGACCGCCGCAGCGGCAGCCTGA
- a CDS encoding winged helix-turn-helix domain-containing protein yields the protein MMLSGNLATRSPRPTNDEPGVLTLGRTRGVAEHFKALVAQHIRADMALEASAYTSSYQLNEQSGSYRAIFLVIDSPQALEDNLALVENLRSDNLKPIICAVITGRGAFNKIKYYLAGADVCIKFNTLSDDGAELLGEFFNSEEWQRDIDLTLDPTRICLMGTSKKLDISFAEMKILEAFAQTSNHILSHDEIAGIMGLNTNFYDPRALEKSISRLRGKIKDMYGTNAIQSIRGYGYRLLRGLISTA from the coding sequence ATGATGCTCTCAGGGAACTTAGCGACTAGAAGCCCGCGCCCGACAAACGACGAACCTGGTGTTCTTACTCTGGGTCGTACCCGTGGCGTGGCTGAACATTTCAAAGCGCTAGTCGCCCAGCATATACGTGCCGATATGGCGCTCGAAGCCAGTGCGTACACTAGTTCATATCAGTTGAATGAACAGTCTGGTTCGTATCGAGCGATCTTCCTTGTTATCGACAGCCCACAGGCCCTCGAAGACAATCTTGCCCTGGTCGAGAACCTGCGCAGCGACAACTTGAAACCGATCATTTGCGCGGTCATCACCGGTCGCGGCGCCTTCAACAAGATCAAATACTATCTGGCTGGCGCGGATGTTTGTATCAAGTTCAACACCCTTTCCGACGATGGCGCCGAGTTGCTGGGCGAGTTCTTCAACAGTGAAGAATGGCAACGCGATATCGATCTGACGCTTGATCCGACCCGTATCTGCCTGATGGGCACCAGCAAGAAACTCGACATCTCGTTTGCCGAAATGAAGATCCTCGAAGCCTTCGCGCAAACCAGTAATCACATTCTGAGCCATGATGAAATCGCGGGCATCATGGGCCTCAACACCAATTTCTACGACCCTCGAGCACTGGAGAAATCAATCAGTCGCTTGCGTGGAAAAATCAAGGACATGTATGGTACAAACGCGATTCAGAGTATTCGCGGCTATGGCTATCGCCTGCTGCGGGGTCTGATATCGACTGCCTGA
- a CDS encoding winged helix-turn-helix domain-containing protein, translating into METSTTLPRKYFVVVTHSTTSQRELESMLSSERFNSFEGVDSPSSAPMVMEFTYPGISRKNAPRSIEHDTQRILATLESEWRAAQSANPFQNVPAITGETRNMPPAVEGDMPGNETWHLDPDQGALIKEGVEISLTGLETALVRKMLSHEERVVSRDELILSIGREPEQYRGLEMCLSRLQDKFKSASHGERLFRAVRNRGYCLIQEIVA; encoded by the coding sequence ATGGAAACTAGTACAACCCTCCCAAGGAAATATTTTGTTGTCGTGACTCACAGTACAACGTCGCAACGTGAACTGGAGAGCATGCTGTCCAGTGAACGTTTCAATTCGTTCGAAGGGGTTGATTCGCCCTCTTCCGCTCCAATGGTGATGGAGTTCACATATCCAGGCATCAGTCGCAAAAATGCCCCGCGCAGTATCGAACACGATACTCAGCGAATACTGGCCACGCTCGAGTCAGAATGGCGCGCAGCGCAATCGGCTAATCCTTTCCAGAATGTCCCGGCCATTACCGGGGAAACCCGCAACATGCCGCCTGCCGTTGAAGGTGATATGCCCGGCAATGAAACCTGGCATCTCGACCCTGATCAGGGTGCACTGATCAAAGAAGGTGTCGAAATCAGCCTGACTGGCCTGGAAACAGCATTGGTCAGAAAAATGCTCAGCCATGAAGAGCGTGTTGTCAGTCGTGACGAGCTGATCCTCAGCATCGGCCGGGAGCCGGAACAATATCGCGGCCTGGAAATGTGCCTGAGTCGCCTGCAAGACAAATTCAAAAGCGCCAGCCATGGCGAACGACTGTTTCGTGCTGTCAGAAACCGCGGTTATTGCCTGATTCAGGAAATCGTCGCGTAA
- a CDS encoding undecaprenyl-phosphate glucose phosphotransferase produces MDLSLSINRSTGLKGLTFWGQWALAQGFVVTLLFILAEQHTGTVAFYYRMCATLAVLASVPAYTFSGVYRKRDNYLTGLGRLFMGWSMTMAALACIAFVCQADELFSRQVILSWAVYGFLGQAFLYAPLHAFSKYYQRSRKSEHKTLIVGTGDLALGLAKKLSQLENLPLVGLVSNGDVSVLGPDAPRVVGDQEQLLELIEAHDIRRLYITLPLCEAAKIEAIYGDLLGANVDVVWVPDLNSLTLLNHSVKVVDGLPAIYLNESPLTSRPTAALSKSLVEKTVAFLAIIALSPILLIIALAVKINSPGPVFFKQDRHGWNGKVIKVWKFRSMRVHDDRDVKQASRNDSRITPVGRFIRRTSLDELPQLFNVLQGHMALVGPRPHAVAHNNYYSGKILAYMARHRIKPGITGLAQISGCRGETDTIDKMQKRVEIDLQYINSWSLWLDLKILVKTPFTLLSKDIY; encoded by the coding sequence ATGGATCTTTCTCTAAGTATCAATCGAAGCACAGGCCTCAAGGGACTGACCTTTTGGGGCCAATGGGCGCTGGCACAGGGCTTTGTGGTGACGCTGTTGTTCATACTGGCCGAGCAGCACACCGGGACGGTCGCGTTTTACTACCGTATGTGTGCAACGCTGGCGGTACTGGCGTCGGTGCCGGCTTATACGTTTAGCGGTGTTTATCGCAAGCGTGACAACTACCTGACCGGCCTCGGTCGACTGTTCATGGGTTGGTCGATGACCATGGCGGCACTGGCGTGCATCGCCTTTGTCTGCCAGGCCGATGAGCTGTTTTCGCGACAGGTGATCCTGAGCTGGGCGGTGTATGGCTTCCTCGGTCAGGCATTTCTCTACGCGCCGCTGCATGCGTTTTCCAAGTACTACCAGCGCTCGCGCAAAAGCGAGCACAAGACGCTGATCGTCGGCACCGGCGACCTGGCGTTGGGTCTGGCGAAGAAACTCAGTCAACTGGAAAATCTGCCGTTGGTAGGTTTGGTCAGCAATGGCGATGTGTCTGTGCTGGGTCCGGATGCACCGCGCGTTGTCGGCGATCAGGAACAGTTGCTGGAGCTGATCGAAGCGCATGACATCCGTCGTTTGTACATCACCTTGCCGCTGTGTGAAGCGGCGAAGATCGAAGCGATTTATGGCGATTTGCTGGGTGCCAACGTCGACGTTGTGTGGGTGCCGGACTTGAACAGTCTGACCCTGCTCAATCACTCGGTGAAGGTCGTGGACGGTCTGCCGGCGATCTACTTGAACGAGAGCCCGTTGACCAGCCGCCCTACTGCTGCTTTGAGCAAGAGCCTGGTAGAGAAAACCGTGGCGTTTCTGGCGATCATCGCGCTGAGTCCGATCCTGCTGATCATTGCGCTGGCAGTGAAGATCAACTCGCCCGGCCCGGTGTTCTTCAAGCAGGATCGTCATGGCTGGAACGGCAAGGTGATCAAGGTCTGGAAGTTCCGCTCGATGCGTGTTCACGATGACCGTGACGTGAAGCAGGCCAGCCGTAATGACTCGCGCATTACCCCGGTCGGTCGCTTTATCCGTCGCACTTCGCTGGATGAGTTGCCGCAACTGTTCAACGTGCTGCAGGGGCACATGGCGCTGGTCGGCCCTCGCCCGCACGCCGTTGCGCACAACAACTACTACTCGGGGAAAATCCTCGCGTACATGGCACGCCACCGGATTAAACCGGGGATCACCGGGCTGGCCCAGATCAGCGGCTGCCGCGGTGAGACAGATACCATCGACAAGATGCAAAAGCGTGTGGAGATTGACCTGCAGTACATCAACAGCTGGTCGTTGTGGCTGGATCTGAAGATCCTGGTGAAGACGCCGTTTACGTTGCTGTCGAAAGATATTTACTGA